From a region of the Latilactobacillus sakei genome:
- a CDS encoding tRNA uridine-5-carboxymethylaminomethyl(34) synthesis enzyme MnmG, with protein MREYDAAHYDVIVVGAGHAGSEAALAAARMGRETLLLTINLDMVAFMPCNPSLGGPAKGIVVREIDALGGQMGRNIDKTYIQMRMLNTGKGPAVRALRAQADKHAYHRTMKRTIETTDHLTLRQGIAESLIVEDGVCKGIVTNTGARYSADSVILTAGTASRGKIIIGELTYSSGPNNSIPSIKLSESLEDNGFVLTRFKTGTPPRVDGTTIDFSKTEEQPGDKEPNHFSFETPDSAYLKDQLSCWMTYTNDTTHQVIRDNLDRAPMFTGVIEGVGPRYCPSIEDKIVRFADKPRHQIFLEPEGRETEEYYVGDFSTSMPEEIQHKMIHSIEGLENAQMMRPGYAIEYDVVEPWQLKPTLETKVVENLYTAGQMNGTSGYEEAAGQGLMAGINAALKQTGRDPFILDRSEAYIGVLIDDLVTKGTKEPYRLLTSRAEYRLMLRHDNADLRLTEKGHELGLINDDRFDSYEVKKAAVEAELARLETIRLKPTPEIQAFLAAKGEAPLKDGVLASDFLKRPEVKYADLIQFIPAVEGIDNRVVEQVEIQIKYAGYIDKEKAKIAKLKRMEAKKIPANIDYDAIEGLATEGRQKLQKIQPETLAQASRIGGVNPADIGILSVYIQQGKIAKVK; from the coding sequence CGGCAAAAGGCATCGTGGTCCGTGAAATTGACGCCTTGGGTGGTCAAATGGGCCGCAATATCGATAAGACTTACATCCAAATGCGGATGCTAAATACAGGTAAAGGTCCAGCTGTCCGCGCATTACGCGCCCAAGCTGATAAGCATGCCTATCACCGGACAATGAAACGGACAATCGAAACGACGGATCACTTAACACTCCGTCAAGGCATTGCTGAATCATTGATCGTTGAAGACGGTGTCTGCAAAGGGATTGTGACTAACACGGGTGCTCGTTACAGTGCTGACAGTGTGATTTTAACAGCCGGAACAGCCTCACGCGGCAAGATTATCATTGGTGAATTAACGTATTCATCAGGTCCTAATAATTCAATTCCTTCTATTAAACTTTCAGAGAGTCTTGAAGATAACGGTTTTGTGTTGACGCGTTTTAAAACCGGGACACCCCCACGCGTGGACGGCACCACAATCGACTTTTCAAAGACGGAAGAACAACCAGGGGATAAGGAACCGAACCACTTTAGTTTCGAAACACCTGATAGTGCTTATTTGAAAGACCAACTTTCTTGTTGGATGACGTACACGAATGATACGACGCATCAAGTGATTCGCGATAATCTCGACCGCGCCCCAATGTTTACCGGTGTGATTGAAGGTGTCGGCCCACGTTATTGCCCATCAATTGAAGATAAAATCGTCCGCTTCGCGGATAAGCCTCGCCACCAAATTTTCTTGGAACCAGAAGGCCGCGAAACAGAAGAATATTACGTTGGTGATTTCTCAACATCAATGCCAGAAGAAATCCAACACAAAATGATCCATTCGATCGAAGGGTTAGAAAATGCCCAAATGATGCGCCCTGGTTATGCGATTGAATATGATGTCGTTGAACCATGGCAACTAAAACCAACCCTTGAAACCAAAGTGGTTGAAAATCTTTATACAGCCGGTCAAATGAACGGCACTTCAGGATATGAAGAAGCTGCTGGTCAAGGTTTGATGGCCGGAATCAACGCTGCCCTCAAACAAACGGGCCGCGACCCATTCATCTTAGACCGCAGTGAAGCTTACATCGGGGTCTTGATCGATGACTTGGTCACGAAGGGCACGAAGGAACCTTATCGTCTATTAACCTCACGTGCGGAATACCGGTTGATGCTTCGTCACGATAACGCTGATTTACGCTTAACGGAAAAGGGTCATGAATTAGGTTTAATCAATGATGACCGTTTTGACAGTTATGAAGTGAAAAAAGCAGCCGTTGAAGCTGAGTTAGCACGTTTAGAAACGATTCGCTTAAAACCAACCCCAGAAATCCAAGCCTTTTTAGCGGCTAAGGGTGAGGCTCCACTTAAAGATGGTGTTTTAGCCAGTGACTTCTTGAAACGGCCAGAAGTGAAGTATGCTGATTTAATTCAATTCATTCCAGCGGTCGAAGGAATTGATAACCGCGTTGTGGAACAAGTTGAAATCCAAATCAAATACGCAGGGTATATTGATAAGGAAAAGGCTAAGATTGCGAAGTTAAAACGGATGGAAGCCAAGAAGATTCCAGCTAATATCGATTACGACGCCATTGAAGGCCTTGCAACAGAAGGACGTCAAAAATTACAAAAAATTCAACCCGAAACACTTGCGCAAGCAAGTCGGATTGGTGGGGTGAACCCAGCCGATATCGGGATTCTAAGCGTATATATTCAACAAGGTAAGATTGCTAAGGTCAAATAG